CAAATGTTTCGACTGTCAACCATGCAAATGCCGGAACGTTTTTGATAGTATTCCCTTTTCCTCGCTCTTTACCCCAGTCATAAAGGACGTGTACGAAAAGACCTACGAGTGGAACTGGCTCAAGTGCACTAAAGAGCGCTCCGATTTCCCACCAATATTCTGGTGTTCCGATCCAGAAATAGTGGTGACCAAGACCCAAAATACCAGATCCAAACATCATGGCTACTTCGATCCATAGCCACATCTCGACCACTTTTCTGTTGGCGTTAAGGGTTTTAATCAAGATATAACCACCAACGGCTGCAACATATACTTCCCAAGTCGCTTCAACCCAGAGGTGAACAACCCACCACCACCAGTATTGATCAACAGCGATATTGTCTGTATAGAACATTCCTGCAAGATACAAACCTGCCAATGCGATTAGGTCTGCCATCAATACAGTCAAAATACCTGATCGCTTACCGCTGATAACCGTTGCATACACGTTGTAGAGAAAAATGAGCACTACTGCAACGATACCAATATCAGCCCATCGTGGTGCTTCGATATATTCACGACCTTCTGTAATCAGCCATGTTGTCATCTCATTACCAGGACCAACTTGGATAAAGAGATAGACCAAAACAACAACAGCAACGGCTGCTGTCAAAACATAAAACGCTAGATTACCAAGTTTGACGCCAACAACTTCTCTGCCGGCTTCATCTGGTAAAAGCCAATATACCGCACCAATCATCGCATATAAAAGCCATACAACAAGTGCATTGATATGCACGATTCTCGCAATGGAAAAATCGAGCGTATTAAACAAAAATCCTGGATACAAAAACTGTATCGCAGCAATCAGCCCAAAAAGAAGCTGGGCACCAAATAGAACTATCGCAACCGTAAAATATTTGAGCGCTAACTTTTGCCCTTCGTAGAGTTGTCCATTATTTCCTTGCATCGACCGCTCCTTTGATTTTTCCAAAGTTTCTCGGGAATCCGTTGGTATCGATTGCAGACATGAATTTCAGATACGCAACAACCGCTTTTGCCTCATCCTCTGTAATGCCAAGATTTGGCATCTTACGCTCATGCATAGCCATAGCTGGAGGGTTTTGTAAAAATTTTGCAATGGCATGCTCTTTACCTCCATATGCAGGAGCAAGAGTATCCCATGTTGGATCGAGCCAAGCTTTTGTCAAATCTGGCGCATAGTAGGCACCGTTTCCTAGAAGCGTATGGCAATCCATACAGTTTTTCGCCTGAATGGTCAGTTTCCCTTTATGGATAAGGGCTCTGGCTTCCTTTTCACTATAATCGTCTCGGCCGAAAAATTTCTCTTTTTCCTCATATTTGCTGTTGCCATTCGCATCCATACCACCTATAATTGGAACTTCATGGCCTCTTTTTCTATTGAGCTGATAGTCGATTTTATAGTTGATGACTACCGGCGATGGTATTCGTTTATCCACTTTGTTTTTAATATCTTGTGCCGTACCCATCTGCATCTGTGCCATTGAATCAAATGTCAAAAATATCAACAGCACTGCAGACACACCCGTAACCCATGTCGCAGATCTACGCCAGAACCTGTTACTGGTCCAAACTGATGGCTTATTGTCCATATCGCCTCCTTCTTAAGATGTAACTTCACTATGCTCGAAACGGTTATGCACCTTTTCGAGTAGAAAATAGACGATGTGTGGAAATATGAGATACCCCACCATCGCACCGATAAGAACCTTTTGCGTATAGGGTTCCACCCGCAGCAGCTCACCTAGATAGTAGATACACGCCACCAATGCACCCCAGGAGAGATATGCCAAGACCATGAAATATTTTTTTACCAATCTCAGCTTCACCAATGTAAAAAAACCTGCATACATCATCCCGAATAGGATTACCCAGGCAGAAATGACGAAGATTGGTAAAAAGTCTTGGCTTGGAATATCGTGCATGTAATACTCCATCGATCCCTCCTAAAAATTAATTTACATTTTTATTGTATGTCTTTTTTTGAACCATTACTTTGATATTGATCAATAAATGTTGAATTTAGTTTTTTAGCTCCATTTAATTTTTGGCAATTTATAATTGTATCTCTTTTTATTGAAAAGGCCAAATTATGGAAAGAATACGCAGTTTCTATCTCTTTAACAATCTCGATGACAAGCAGTTTCAGCGTCTAAAAGAGATTTCCGTTTTAAAACAGTACAAAAAAGGGAGTATCGTTTTTTACGAAGGAGAGATTGCCAAACATCTCATTTTACTGACGAAGGGAATTTTACAAATTTATAAGAGCGATCATAAAGGCAATAAGATCGTATTGCATGTTTTCTATCCGCCAAATTTGATCGCTGAAATCGTCAATTTTGAACAGATTCCCTATCCGGCATCAGGCGAATTCCTTACCGATGGAGAACTTTTATTAATCGATTATAAAATATTTGAGGAAGAGTTTTTAAAAAATCCTGAAATTGCATTTACAATTATCAAGTCGTTGACCAATAAGATTCGCTATCTTGAACATGTCATCACCAACGATCTTGTGTTGAGTTCCACTGCAAGAGTGGCAAAATTTATTTACGAACATGAAGAAGAGTTTATGGATCTGAAAAAAAACGAAATCGCGACACTACTCAATATCACCCCAGAAACCCTCTCTCGCATCATATCAAAATTTAAAAAGCTGGGACTTCTCGAAAAAAATCGCTCTCAATACAGAGTTCTCAAGAAAGAGGAGTTTCGATCTTTCTTTGAATAATTAATCTTTACAGAAGGAGTATTATGAGAATAACATCGATCATTGTCAGTGGTCTACTACTTGGTACAACGCTTTTTGCACATGAACAGGATTCTGTGCATGAATCTGAAAAGCCGTACTACGTTGTTGTCAAAGGTATTCACAACTATGGTGATCGCAACGGAAACGAAAAAGGTGATCATGGTAACGGTATAGGTGTAGATTTGGGCTATCGACTCGGTCACGGTTTTGCGATTGAAATCGATGGAAGTTACGAAAAGACAAAAGTAACTGTTTTCGAGGAGACAGAAACTCTGCGCGAAAATATCAAGTACTGGACAACTTCTCTTGATGTAGCGTATACCTACGAAATGAGTGAATCGTTAGGCATTCTTTTTAAAGTCGGTTATGAGTATGAATATGAAAAAACGGATTCCGAAAATGGTCATGACACCGGACTCGTATATGCCGCAGGTTTTGAGTATGCATTCGATTCGACATGGAAAATATTAGGGGAATACGAAAAATCCACAATCGAAGGGCCAAAAGGGGATATGATTACACTTGGAGTAATGTATAACTTCGATTTATAAAAAGCGAAGGAGGGAATGAAACTGGCAAAACTGATTCTTCCTTCGCTTTCCCCCCGAAGGGGTGAGAGATTAGAGGCCAGCGCTGAATTTATAGTCGAGCTGTACCCAATATTTTGTTACATCTTTTTTCCCAAAAGATGTATCTCCTGCATTGTAATCCGCATATTTAAGAAGTAGTCCCAAGTTTTTGTTGATTTTATAGTTATAGGCAATATCGAGTTCATCACCAAGATCATCATCTCCTGCAGCGTTATTGGTATCTGATGAAAAGCTATGATAAATACCTACAATTTTCCCATATTCTCCAGCGTTATACCCTAGTTTTACGGTAAAATCTTCAAGACCTTCATCTGGTGTACTCAAAAACACATCCGCCCAACCGTTCATTGCATGAAGTGTTGCAAGTGGGGTACTGAATGCCATATCGCCAGAACCTTTGTCACCCAAATGCTCAAATCCCAAACCACCAATAAAACCGTTATAAGAAGCGTCTACAGCCAAATTATAATATTCGGTATCCTGTTTCCTCGTAGGACTGTATAAAGGATCATCGCTATCATCCAGACTTGGATCATCTTGGATTGCATATTCTGCAGTATATCCAACTTTGACGCCACTCAGATCCACTTTCCCTGTCAATCTCAAACCTATATGATCCATAAGGTTTTCTATCATATAGTCATATGCAGTAATAGTGAGTTCTGGCATCACTTTATAGCTTGCATGGAGTAATACACTTCCTGTTGAGAGATGTTTATTTTTTGGGCCATCACCATCAGTAGCAAAAATTCTATTGACATTCCATACATATGCGCCGAGCAAATTGAGGTTTTCTATGCCATTATAGACTACCGCAGCCAAATCATAGGTTTGCGGCATCTGTCTCCAGCCAACGTTACCGATAAATCGATGGTTGTCCAATGTAACCATTTTCCTACCAACAATCGTAGTGAATCCGTTTACGGTATAACTGATATTTGCCTGGGTGACTCGTGTTTGCTCTGGATCTGCCACAACAGGATATCCCGCTTGTTCTGGAGCATAATCATCATTTAAAGCTGTCACATTCATTACCTGAAACTGTGCTCCAAGTCCTTCCACTTCAAAAAGCTGTGCATTGAGTCCAAGGGCCGTTCGAACCGTTACCGCATTTGCTTCCTCACTTATCCCATCTTGATCCACATACTCATATCGCGGTCGCACTTCCAAAGAGACTTTTGGATTGGAGACGATATTTTCCAATGCACTCGCGCTCGCTACGCTGCTCATTCCCGCCGCCAACAACATAGCAGCAGTTATACTTAAGCCAATCTTTCTCATTTTTACTCCTTTTTTGAGGTAAATCTTTTTTTATCATACCTATTATATTTTAAATTTATACTTAAAATAATTGATCTTAATCAAAATTTTCAAGCATGGATCAGATTTTTAATGAGCGCTTCCGGAGTCTCACCCAACTCTTTCGCTTTTTCCAACAGTTTTTTATATGTATCACTATCCATATAACTCACGCAACGTACATTTTCTCCAGCTTCCATACGCATCTGATCATACCTCTTTTGCATTTCGATACGCTTTTCTTTTGGTACCCAACTACGCATCGATTTGTATTCGACGAGTTTTCCATCTTTATATACACCGCTAATCTCTGCGTATACCCAGTAAAACCCCCTATCTTTGCGTAGGTTTTTTACGTAGCCGCTCCAGATTTTCTCCTGTTGTATGGTCTGCCACAAATCTTTAAACACTACTTTGGGCATATCTGGATGTCTAAGGATATTATGAGGTTTTCCAATGAGCTCTTCTGGAGTGTAGCCGCTAATCTTGGCAAATGTCTCGTTTGCATAGGTAATAATCCCTTTCATATCCGTTCGAGAGATGATAAGCTCATCTTTTGGAACTTCGGTCTCGATAAACATATCCCATGTAATATCCATGTATTGCCTTTAGATATACTTCTTCTTCAGATCACCGTGATAGACAATCTGCTCTGCCGGAACATCTTTTTCCAAAATTTCCGGCACGGGGTCTTGAATATCCAGATCTTCTCGTAACGCTTCCAACTCATCCTCGCTATAGGAAAAGACCATTTCTGCACTCAAAACCCCTTCTAAAAACTGTAATGTTTTGAGTTTGTTTATCTCTTCCTCAATGCCATCACCTTCAATAGTCACAATAATATAACCTTTTTCATCCACTATATGAATATCACATACACCACTCTCTTCTATTCTTTTTTTTACACTTTCTACATCCTCGGGATTGCATCTGACAACACAACTACTCACATTCATGGTAACCTCCATTTTTTGATTTCTCCAGTCTCACTACCTGTAAAAACAGTTTTTTCATCCGCAAATCGAACAACATTGACAATGTTTTTATGTCCGACAAGCCGGTAGACAACCTGCATTTGGTTCATATTTAACACCTTTAGGTTATATTTTTCATTGTCTCCATACACTACAAATCTGTTCTTTGGACTCAAACCGACAACATAGATGAAAAAATCTGGATTTTGTATTTTTTTATGACGGTTCTCTTTCCAATAGTATATTGCCAAGGTTTTGTCCGCTCTACTTCCAGCTGCAATCACACCCTCATTGATATCGATGGAGAGAATTTTATCTTTGTTGACATCCTTAATCAGTTTTTTTCTTTGAAGAGTTTTCGCATCAACGACAATGACCTCTCCCCCCTCATCACCGATTGCAACATTTGCTCTTTTTTTATCGATAGCCATAGCGGAGTAAAAGTATTCCCCTGCTTTTGCTCTTTTTACGATAGTATGGTTTTTTATATCATAAAGAACCACTTCATCGCTCATAAGAGTCAAAACGGCATGGTCCATATCCACAAATTTTGCAGCTTTTGCATACAGCCCCAACGATTTATCAAGAACTTTCGCAACTTTTCCATTCTGTACAAAAAAAAGTTCCGCATACCCCTCCTCTGCCTGGGCCAAAAAAAGGATATTGCCATTCAAAACATCGATACTATAAATATCTGCATCATTAAATGTTCCCATAAAATCTTTTATTTTTCGTACTTTATATTCTTGTAATTGCTTTAAGTCCAAATCTAATACGATAACTTTACTTGCATCTGTTGCAACATAAATTTTTGCATTGTCGATTACCATATCAAGGACCGAAGCTTTAATATCGATACCTTTTATAGGCTGAATATTTGACCCGATCAGGGCAATGACAGTTGCCAAAAGAATCAAAAATAATCTCATATCACTCCCACCTTATAGCTTTCGTTGGACAGACTGCCAGACAAAATCCACATCCTGTACATTTTTCATTGATTTCGGGATTAAAAAGACCAACAAAATCGATGGCATTCACTTCACAAATATCTTTGCACATACTGCAAATTGTTTTTTGCCATGCCAAACATCCTAACAGACTCAGTTTTGGAGGCTCTATATTACTTTTATATTTCATATCCAATACGCCACTCTCACATACTTCGGCACATGCATCACAAAATGTACATCCCGACTCAGAAAAATCCAAAGTGGGTTTGTCGTTGCATATCACTATAATATTCTCTTCACATGCTTCAATACAAGGTTTCGACTCACACTCTTTGCATTTTTCAAAGTCGGACACATCGTTATAATAGGGAGGGTATAGGAGCTTTTGCTCCTCTTGTCCCCTCTTTTTTCTCAAAAGTGCAGTGAAAAGTTCTCTTCTTTCCACTATTTTACACCTTCCATCAAGTTTTTATAGAGTTTCGACTTATGCTTCGCATTTGGATCTCGAAAATCTGGTTTAAACGTATTGGCAACAAGCGGTTTTGCATTTGCCTGAGGCGCATGGCACTGAACACAGTTGTATCGCTGTGGAGCAATATCCGCTTTTTTTGCCATAAGAGATAGTCTTTGCTTATATGCCTTCACATCTTCATAGAGCTTTTGCTTGATCAACTTCTCTTTTGTTTTGAAGAAGAAATCTTTAAAATGCGTTGGTGGCAATGGTGTCGCACCCATACTTTTCGCAACATTTGGCATGTGACATCCAAGACATGCGTTGTTATTGAGTGTAATCGGAACCAAACCATCAATACTATGAGGAATCATAGGGGGAGCGTTTTCATAACTCCTTTGAAATCGTTGAGAAGTCCCTGGTGCCGCTTTGCTATATTCCACTTTTGGTGGAACACCTTTACTACCGTAACTCAATTCGTGCTCACTCACCACTTTTTGTGAAGCCGCTCCACAGCCAGCTGCCAAAAAGATAGCTACTGCTGCAGATACTCCTACCAATTTTTTCAGTTTCATCTCACTCTCCTTTTTTCACAAAATCACGAATTCCAAAATGGAGTGCATCATCATCGCACACTTCCACGCATCGACCACACAGTGTGCATTCACCCATATCAACCATTTGGCTCTTTTTCCCTATCATATAAAGCACCTCTTTTTCTGGGCACACCTCTTTACACTTCATACAAAGTGTACAGTTAGGCTGTATATGTTTTACCCGAAAAAGATTGTACCTTCCAATGAGAGAATAGAAACCGCCCAATGGACAGATATGGCCACACCAACCATTTTTTAGTATGAACAGATCAAACAAAAATATGGTAACAATCGCCGCCCATCCAAAACCCATACCAAAGATGATGCCTCGATGGGTAATAGAGACTGGACTTACAAGCTCAAAGGCCGCGGTACCAAGGATAAAGGAAAGAATAAAACTAAGTCCCATAACCCAATACCGGATATTTCTGCTTGCCCACCACTTCTTTTCAAATTTGTCAAGATTCCATTTTCGCCTCAAGTAATTGGCTAGGTCTGTTACCATATTGACAGGACATACATAGCTACAAAAAGCACGCCCTCCAAGCAGTGCATAGAAAACGGCTATAATCACTGCACCGATCAGTGCATCCATCGCGACTATTGCACCTGTGGAAAAGATCTGCAAAACCGCATAAGGATCCGCCAAAGGAATGGTGTCAAACAGTTTTGAGGAGCTGAGGTTTCCTTGCAAAATCTTCCAACCCCAATAGTTTCCTCCGACATAAAGCACTAAAAGTGCAATTTGCGTGAAGCGTCTTAAGATCAAAAAGCGGTATTTGTTCCATATATTACTCAAGGTTCAATCCTTCATTCAGTGATTCAATAGCACTTTTTTTGCTTCTTGGTGTAACAGTTGTCTTAATACCGCTACTTCCTTTGAGTCTCGCTTCATCGCTTTTTTCCCATCCTTTGACGTAGTGCTCCCCAACTTTCCCAAGAGCTACATCGCGTGGCAACACTTTTATAGCTGCAATTTCTGTCACACATGCGTGCTCGCAAAGTCCACATCCTGTGCAGTAGTCCGGATCGACTACAGGTAACAGTTTCGCATGTTTTCCCGTTCTCTCATTGCGACGCATTTCCATATAGATAGCTTTATCCAACAAAGGACACGCTCTATAACATGCGTCACACTGTATTCCCCAGTAGGCAATACAATCTTTTATATCGACAATGGCCACACCCATTCGCATCAATGTAATGTCAAAGACCTGTTGGCCATCTTGCTCTTTCGTAACGCTTTTTATATCCAAAGCGCCCGTTGGACAAGGTGGCACACAAGGGATATCATCACACATATAGCAAGGAATATCCCTTGGAATATAGTATGGCGTGCCAAGAGGTTTATTGTCTCCTGGTTTTGCCAGCATCAAAGTATCGTACGGGCAGGCTTCCACACAAAGCCCGCACTTGATACAAAGACTCATAAAATCTTGCTCTTTTCTTGCTCCAGGAGGCCTGAGAATCAGGGGAGCCGCTTTTGCTTCTTCCACATAGGCGCTCCAAAGAAATCCTCCTGTTGCAGCTATGGCTACATTTTGTGCCATCGAAACTAAAAAGGCACGTCGGTTTTTATCCATATCCCCTCCCCTTTACTATCAAGCCTTATAGATTTTGACTGCACATTTTTTATAGTCGGTTTGCTTAGAGATTGGACAGGTTGCATCCAATGTTACAAGGTTGATATATACCCGCTCATCAAACCATGGTACGAACACGAGTCCTCGAGGTGGTCGGTTACGACCCCTAGTCTCAACTCTTGCTTTACATTTACCACGGCGACTCTCAATTACAACTAAATCACCTCGTTTGACACCTCGTTTTTTCGCATCTTCTGGATGCATGTAACAAAGCGCTTCTGGAACCGCTCGGTAGAGTTCTGGTACCCTCATAGTCATCGTACCACTGTGCCAATGCTCAAGCACACGTCCGGTACAGAGCCATGTATCATATTCGTTGTCTGGTACTTCAGGTGGCTCCATGTAAGGTCGTGCAAATATTTTCGCTTTGTTCGGCAAATGGATTTTCGGTTTATTTTTATCAGGTCCGGTCAGACTTCCTTGTGGGATCACTTTGAGTGCATGACCATAGAATGCAAACTCACCTTTTACATGACCAAGCTCTTTTTCTCGTTTTGCATATGGATCGTAATTGACATTGAATCGCCATGGTGTATCTTTACCGTTGACAACCGGCCATCGAAGACCCCGTACTTTATGGTATACATCAAATGGCGCATAGTCGTGACCTCTTCCTTCACCAAATTTTCTGTACTCTTCCCAAAGCGCTTTTTGGATAAAAAAGCCATATCCTTTCCACGGTTTTCCATCAGCTCCTATGACATTTCGTTTATCACCTTCAGCTTCAGTATTTAAGAAACCTTCTCCAATTGGGTCAGGCCATTTGAAGCTTCTGTAGTAGTCGTTCGCAAAAAGAACATCAAATAGCGTATCATCTTCGCTGTATCCCATCTTTTTCGCTTCATCAAGCACATTTGGCAGTACCGTTCCGTCAGGAAGTTTCCACTCTTTCCAAACATCTTTGAGTTTGAATCGTTTCGCAAATTCTGTATATTGCCAAATGTCCGGCATCGCATCACCAACAGGTGTTACTTGCTGTCTCCAGTGCTGTGTTCGGCGTTCAGCGTTACCGTATGCACCCCACTTTTCATAGATCATCGCACTCGGCAAGATCAAATCCGCAACTTTCGCACTGATACCTGGATACCCGTCACTCACTACGATAAAGTTGTCCATATCACGCGCTGCTTTGATCCAGTGGTTCGCATTCGCCGTATCTTGCCATGGGTTACATACATGTACCCAAGCAAATTTGATCTTGCCATCTTCAAGATCTCGCATAATTTTTACGATATGACTTCCAACTTTCGGATTGATTGTACCTTTTGGAAGTTTCCAGATTTTCTCAGCAATAGCTCTATGTTTTGGATTGAAAACGACCATGTCTGCTGGAAGTCTGTGTGCAAATGTACCAACCTCACGTGCAGTACCACACGCACTTGGTTGTCCAGTTAGAGAGAATGCTCCACTTCCAGGCAATGCTTGTTTACCAAGCAAGAAATGTACAACATAGCTCAATTCATTATCCCAGGTTCCTCTGGTATGCTGGTTCATACCCATTGTCCAGAAACTTACAACTTTTCTACCTTTTTCTACATAAAGGTCTTTAAGTCTTTGTAGTTTTGCTTTGAAGCTCTCTAAACTTTCATCTGGATCACCCTTGGCAACTTTTGCTACATAATCGAGGGTATATGGCTCTAACGATTTTTTGAACTCTTCAAAGCTGATTGCCCAGTGCTTTCCAGCAGCTTTGACATGCTTCATTTTCATAACATCGGCATTGCCATATCCAAATGGTGCAAGGGCTCTTTTCTCATCTTCAGAGAGTTTTTTATGATCTTGATGCCATACTGTTTGCATCTCTTTTTTGCTGTATCCAAGTTCTTCGGCACGTTTTGGATTTCGCATACCATAGCCGATATCCGGATATCCTGTAGCAAATACGCAGTACTCTTTTACAAAGTTCCAATCAATCGCATCTGGATGATCATAAACGATGCTTCTTGCGATATAGTTCCAAATAGCGAGGTCTGTATTTGGTTTAAAGATGATTACGTCATCTGCCAAATCACAGCTTCTGTGCGTATAGGTAGAAAGTACGACAACCTTCACTTTATTTGGATCTGAGAGTTTTCTATCGGTACATCGTGCCCACAAAATCGGGTGCATCTCTGCCATATTGGATCCCCAAAGCACGATGGTATCAGTAAGTTCTATATCATCATAACATCCAGCAGGCTCATCGATACCGAATGTCTGGATAAATCCTGCAACGGCACTTGCCATACAGTGTCGGGCATTTGGATCGATGTTGTTACTACGAAAGCCTGCTTTCATCAGTTTTGCAGCGGCATACCCTTCCATAACCGTATACTGACCGGATCCAAAAAATGCAACACCGGTTGGACCTAATTCATTGTATGCTTTTCTAAACTGCTTCTCCATCTCATCGAAAGCTCGTTTCCAACTTACAGGTCTGAATTTCCCTTTTTTATCAAATTCCCCTTTGTCATTCATTCGAAGGAGTGGGGTTTTGAGTCTATCTGCTCCATACATGATTTTAGCGGTGAAATACCCTTTGATACAGTTAAGCCCTCTGTTTACCGGTGCAAGCGGATCCCCTTTTACTGCAACGATACGATCATCTTTCGTTGCAATCATAATCCCACATCCAGTACCACAGAAACGGCATACCGCTTTATCCCAGCGCCATCCTTTTTGTGCTTCCTTGGAAGCCGCTTCAACTTCTTTTGGAACACTCAGTCCCACTGCACTCGCAGCTGCCGCAGCAGCGCTACTCTTGAGAAAATCCCTTCTACTCAGTGCCATGTATGCCTCCTCTTATCTTGCTAATAAGCAAAGATTAATTTCATAACATAATTATTGTACCTCGATAACCTTAAGTGAATATTGATATAAATCAAAATTAATAAAAAAAATTAAGATAATTTTTGTCTTATTTTGATTTTGGTCAATTTTTTTAAATCGAAATTTTTGTATGATAAAAAAAATTTAACAAAGGAATAAAATGGAGTATCCAAAGTTTTTTGACCAGGTTGAATCTATCACCATGTATGACCCATTATCCGATTTCTTAGGAGCTTTTGAAAATGGATTGGTAGATATTCACTACAAAGATATCGCACTTTTTGCGGGACACTCCTGTCCTACGGTAGCAGGATGCTATCTGATGGCAAAAATCGGTCTTCAAAAGCTCTTTCCCGACACTTTACCAAGACGTGGAGAGATAGAAGTCCATGTCAGTGGTGCAAGAGATGAAGGCGTCAATGGCGTCATTGGCAATACACTTGCCTATATTTGCGGCGTAAACGATGAGTCAGGTTTCAAAGGAATTGGACCAAAGTTCGATCGAAGCAACAAACTCTTTTTTAGTAAAGGATTTAGTTCACAAGTGCGCCTTAAACGAATAGACACCCAAAAGCATATCGATCTTTCCTATGACCCTTCGATCGTCCCTCCACATCCTCAAATGAAAGAGCTTATGCAAACGGTTCTGATGGGCAAGGGTGGTATAGAAGAGAGGAAAAAGTTCCAAACATTATGGCAAGAAAGGGTCGCAAAAATTCTCTTAAATAAAGAGTTATGGAGTCAACTTGTACAAATCCATTAACTTTTTACATACATTTTCACTTGATCACTCGACTCATCACAAAAAACTTTATACCCTTTCTCTTTAAGGGTATCGATGAGCGGTTCTGGCTTAAAGTCTGATGTAAGCAAAAGAACCGAACCTTTCGGAAGGACTTTGAGCTCTTTCATCACTTCTGCCAATGGATTTTTCCCATCATCTAGTAACTTATTGGCATCCAAGATTATCGATGGTGTTTCGAAACTCCACTCAGGCCGTATCTCTTGAGACTGCTGTTGAACCTCAACGGCTAAAGGCTCCTGACCCACCAAGGATCGAAGTTGGTTGACAAGATCCACCGGATCCATGCCACCCACTGCAGCGGCCTGTTTTACTGAAGCGATTTTTGC
The Nitratiruptor sp. SB155-2 genome window above contains:
- a CDS encoding chaperone NapD, which gives rise to MNVSSCVVRCNPEDVESVKKRIEESGVCDIHIVDEKGYIIVTIEGDGIEEEINKLKTLQFLEGVLSAEMVFSYSEDELEALREDLDIQDPVPEILEKDVPAEQIVYHGDLKKKYI
- a CDS encoding porin family protein; the protein is MRITSIIVSGLLLGTTLFAHEQDSVHESEKPYYVVVKGIHNYGDRNGNEKGDHGNGIGVDLGYRLGHGFAIEIDGSYEKTKVTVFEETETLRENIKYWTTSLDVAYTYEMSESLGILFKVGYEYEYEKTDSENGHDTGLVYAAGFEYAFDSTWKILGEYEKSTIEGPKGDMITLGVMYNFDL
- a CDS encoding 4Fe-4S binding protein is translated as MERRELFTALLRKKRGQEEQKLLYPPYYNDVSDFEKCKECESKPCIEACEENIIVICNDKPTLDFSESGCTFCDACAEVCESGVLDMKYKSNIEPPKLSLLGCLAWQKTICSMCKDICEVNAIDFVGLFNPEINEKCTGCGFCLAVCPTKAIRWE
- a CDS encoding nitrate reductase cytochrome c-type subunit, which produces MKLKKLVGVSAAVAIFLAAGCGAASQKVVSEHELSYGSKGVPPKVEYSKAAPGTSQRFQRSYENAPPMIPHSIDGLVPITLNNNACLGCHMPNVAKSMGATPLPPTHFKDFFFKTKEKLIKQKLYEDVKAYKQRLSLMAKKADIAPQRYNCVQCHAPQANAKPLVANTFKPDFRDPNAKHKSKLYKNLMEGVK
- a CDS encoding PAS domain-containing protein, whose amino-acid sequence is MDITWDMFIETEVPKDELIISRTDMKGIITYANETFAKISGYTPEELIGKPHNILRHPDMPKVVFKDLWQTIQQEKIWSGYVKNLRKDRGFYWVYAEISGVYKDGKLVEYKSMRSWVPKEKRIEMQKRYDQMRMEAGENVRCVSYMDSDTYKKLLEKAKELGETPEALIKNLIHA
- a CDS encoding cbb3-type cytochrome c oxidase subunit I, whose amino-acid sequence is MQGNNGQLYEGQKLALKYFTVAIVLFGAQLLFGLIAAIQFLYPGFLFNTLDFSIARIVHINALVVWLLYAMIGAVYWLLPDEAGREVVGVKLGNLAFYVLTAAVAVVVLVYLFIQVGPGNEMTTWLITEGREYIEAPRWADIGIVAVVLIFLYNVYATVISGKRSGILTVLMADLIALAGLYLAGMFYTDNIAVDQYWWWWVVHLWVEATWEVYVAAVGGYILIKTLNANRKVVEMWLWIEVAMMFGSGILGLGHHYFWIGTPEYWWEIGALFSALEPVPLVGLFVHVLYDWGKERGKGNTIKNVPAFAWLTVETFGNFLGAGVWGFMHTLPQINLYTHGTQWPAAHGHLAFFGAYVAIMIAAIYLAIQGKAGLKELKMTKAGWWAISLITVGVLFMTVALTLSAYVQTMVERGMYGGTWEGYFVAQANQWFVQGMGWRLATGLMVIVGYVFLVYDLLTCAKKQPEEVYEASGAAAAA
- a CDS encoding c-type cytochrome, which encodes MDNKPSVWTSNRFWRRSATWVTGVSAVLLIFLTFDSMAQMQMGTAQDIKNKVDKRIPSPVVINYKIDYQLNRKRGHEVPIIGGMDANGNSKYEEKEKFFGRDDYSEKEARALIHKGKLTIQAKNCMDCHTLLGNGAYYAPDLTKAWLDPTWDTLAPAYGGKEHAIAKFLQNPPAMAMHERKMPNLGITEDEAKAVVAYLKFMSAIDTNGFPRNFGKIKGAVDARK
- a CDS encoding WD40 repeat domain-containing protein — encoded protein: MRLFLILLATVIALIGSNIQPIKGIDIKASVLDMVIDNAKIYVATDASKVIVLDLDLKQLQEYKVRKIKDFMGTFNDADIYSIDVLNGNILFLAQAEEGYAELFFVQNGKVAKVLDKSLGLYAKAAKFVDMDHAVLTLMSDEVVLYDIKNHTIVKRAKAGEYFYSAMAIDKKRANVAIGDEGGEVIVVDAKTLQRKKLIKDVNKDKILSIDINEGVIAAGSRADKTLAIYYWKENRHKKIQNPDFFIYVVGLSPKNRFVVYGDNEKYNLKVLNMNQMQVVYRLVGHKNIVNVVRFADEKTVFTGSETGEIKKWRLP
- a CDS encoding Crp/Fnr family transcriptional regulator is translated as MERIRSFYLFNNLDDKQFQRLKEISVLKQYKKGSIVFYEGEIAKHLILLTKGILQIYKSDHKGNKIVLHVFYPPNLIAEIVNFEQIPYPASGEFLTDGELLLIDYKIFEEEFLKNPEIAFTIIKSLTNKIRYLEHVITNDLVLSSTARVAKFIYEHEEEFMDLKKNEIATLLNITPETLSRIISKFKKLGLLEKNRSQYRVLKKEEFRSFFE